TATTAAATACCGTATCCAGAAGAGATGCGCACAAGAGCTTCCAGCCAAAGGCAAACATCCCCTGCACCCGCTCTACCGCAAAGCACAGGCGCGGCCTCCACCGGACCGTGATAAATAAAACCAGCATCAGGGAAATATAGTAGCTGATCTGCTGACCCACCATGGCCCACACCCCAAGCCCCGAAGCCGCCATGCCGATACTGATCACGCCGGACACCGCCGACGCTGCCAAAGTAGAGAAAAACAGCCCCTTAAACTCCATATTCCGCGACACATACGCTGTCTGTACAGAGATCACAGCCCCCGGAAACAGCACGAATGCCAGTACCCGGACAATCCCCATAAGCTCCGCGATCCCATAAAAAGACGCAATCGACGGGGCCGCCTGGTAAAGCAGCACATACATGACAAGGGCCACCGCCAGCTCAAAATAACACACTGACGAAAAATCCACCTCATCCGCCTTCTGCTTCTGCACCAGCGCCGTGGAAAAACCGCTCTGCACAAACACATTTGCAATGGTGATGAAGATCATGATGATCCCCACCACACCGTACTGCGCCGGTGTCAGGAGCCGCGCCAGGATGATCGCGATCACAAACTGGATCCCCTGGGCGCCGCCGTTCTCTAAAAGCTTCCAGAACAGCCCTTTTACCACCTTCTGCTTCATATCTGTCTCTGCCACTATGTTCTCCTTCGCTGTCCGCCGTCGTTCTCCAGCCTGGGACGGCTGCCTCAGGCCGCTTTCTTCCTCTTGCCTCGATCGGCTGCCTCTGGCTGCTTTCTCCCCTTGACCGTCACAGGCTGCCTCCCTCTACATTCTATGGAACGCCCGCTGGAGCCATCGGTACAGCCCCGGCATCATTGTCTCAAAACGGATAAAGAAGCGGGTCCTTCCATTCAGCTCCCGGTAAAACTCCCGGTTTCTCCTGTCCAAAACAACATCATACTGCTTCGTATTCACTTGGGTCAAAAAGACCAGACGCCGTATGGCATGTTCCACCGTATCATGGAACCTGCCGCCACTCTCCCGGTCGAAGCCCCGGTACATCTCCTCCATGGCGCAGGCGTAATCCTTTTGTTTCTCTTCGTAATTCCCCTGTTTCATCAGGGTTGTCCAGGAGGCCGCGCCTCCAAGACGGTATACGCACATGGGACTGTCCATATAGTAAGCCCAGCCTCTCGCCGCCGCCATAAGCTGGAGCGGGATATCCGCGATGGGCGCCAAAACATAAAAATCCGGCAAAAGCTTTACCATATCCGTCCGAAACATCAGGGACGCTGTCGGATATCCGGAGGTCTTGTCGATGATCTCCTCCGGCGTCACTTTCCTGTCCCCCCGGTATGGCCGCATCTGCCGTTCTGTCACTGCCCTGCCCTGGACCTCCACGCCCGCGCTGTGAAAACACAGGGAGCAGTCCGGATGTTCCTCCATATAGTCCACCTGCCGCTGAAGCTTATGTGGGTCCGTCCAGTAATCATCCCCCTCGCACATGGCGATATATCTACCTCTGGCCCGCGGGAAATTGAAGGTCCCGCTGATATTGGTCAGGCCTTTGGAATACTGGTTCTCTGTCTGAAGGATCGGAAAGATCCGGTCGGGATATGCTTCCGCATATTCCCTGATGATCTTTGCCGTCCCATCGGTGGAGGCGTCGTCGTGGATCAGCACTTCCCAGGCAAAATCCGTCTCCTGTCCTACGAAACCCTCCAGCGCATCCCGGATATAGGACGCCTGGTTATATGTGATGCAGCAGATGCTGACCAGGATCTGCTCACAGTTATCCTTCATTTTAACTCCTATCATTTACCATATCTATAACGATATTCTTACATTTTCCTTGCCATTACCTTTTATTTTACAATATTGCCCATAAATTGTAAATCAGATATGGAATTTTCCAGTTATTTGTGTTAGATTAGGCTATGGTAAGTATTTTAGTTAGGAGGAAGGATTTTATGTATAGACATACAAAAGCAGGCCTGGCCATGTTGCTGACCGGTGCGCTGCTTGCCAGTACAGTTATTCCGGCGTTTGCAGAAGAAGGCGGCCCCGGTGTAGTGGGCGGTTCGTCCAGCACCACCGAGACCTCATCCGGTATTTCCTTAAGCGGACCGGGAGGCGATGCTCCCCAGGGCGCACAGGAAACCGCCGAATCCAGCAGCGGTGTGATCACTGCCGGGGAAAGCACGGAGGGCAGCAGCGAGACTGACGGAACTACGGAGGGAACCACAGGGTCATCCCAGGAAACCCCTGGCGTCCCGGGAACCTCCGATACATCTGCTCAGACAACTTCTCCCGATGGAAGCGCTGCATCTTCTGAGACCAACGGGTTCACGGATGGACAGAATGCCGCTCTGACCGAACAGCAGGGCGCAGAGCTGGAGGCTGAAAAAGCCCAGGCAGAAGCTGAGGCCAGCCACCTCAACAACCCATTAGTCGTCCCGGACCGGGAGGCTCATCTTCAGACCACGATCCTGTTAAATGACGCGCAGGCCTGGTCCCAGGCTTACGTCAACGACCAGCAGATCGAGGGCGCTGCCGCAGGCTTCAGCTCCATTTCCACATTCCTTGAGAATATCCACGGGAATGTGCTGTACCGTACCTACAGCTCTGTAAACGGCTGGACCGCATGGGCCCTGAACGGACAGCAGACTGCCAACGCCACCACCTGGGTCCCGGTTGAAGCCATCCAGTATCGTTTCAGCGGCCCTGTGGCAGACAAGTACGACATTTACTACTCTACGATACTGAGTGACGGTACCCGAACCGGCTGGGCAAAGAACGGCGAGTCTGCCGGTACCATGAACCAGGGACTGTACATAACAGGTTTCCGCCTTGCTTTCTTCGTGAAAGGAACTGCTGAGCTTGACACCACCAACGTTTTAGTATCCGCCCACCAGGACGGCATCCAGATGGTCGACGGTGTGATGCAGTACATCCACGGTGACGGCAGCGGCTACACCGGATGGGGCTGGCAGCAGGATGACCGCTACTACTTTGTAGACTCCATGCCTGTGACCGGATGGCAGTATATTGACGGCTTCAAGTATTATTTCCAGGAAGACGGACGCCTTTTACAGGATGTGGAGCCGATCATCGGCACTGGCGGCCCGTTTATGCTCAAGATCAACAAAGAGATGAACTGCCTGACCGTTTATGCCAAGGATGGCGATAATGGCTTTATCATCCCCGTGAAGTCTTTCCTGACCTCTGTTGGTGATGATACCCCGATCGGTACCTTCCGGACCCCGGAGAAATACCGCTGGAGGCTGATGATCCACGATCTGTATACCCAGTATGCAACAAGGCTGGGCGCAGGAATGCCGATCCTGATCCACTCCATCATCTACGATGCGCCAAATCCGTTTACGGTATGGGCAAGCACGTACAACAACCTTGGTATCGCCCGCTCCGCAGGCTGTATCCGCCTTGCGTCCGCCGATGCCAAGTGGGTATATGATAACTGTGCGATCGGTACCACGGTGGTGGTCTACAACAGTTCCATTGCCGGACCGTTCGAGCGTCCTACCATTATGTACGAGATCCCGTTTGAGCAGACCTGGGATCCGACTGACCCGAACGTGACGCAAGAGATGATCGACGCGGAGACTGCGCGGATCATTGCGAAGTTCAATCCGTAATCATCTGTTTAAAGTTAACTGCATACATAAAAGGAGGCTTCCGAATCTGATATGATACCCCTAAGCAGACCAGGTAAATAACCAAAATCCACTTAAGAGGTGTCATATAAAACCGGACTGCCTCCTTTTCATTTCTTCCATTCATTTTGTGATCCCAATTTTGCCGGCTATCCGCAGTTCCATCCGTATCCCGGCAAACCAAAGCCTGGCAATCCACTCCTGAAACCAGTTGATGAAAAGATAATTCTTCATATAATAAAGCGCGCTCTCCTCCCGCAGACGCTGGCGCGCCATCTGGCTTTTCCAGGATTTGCTGATGGATGCTGAATGCTCATGACGGTAACTGCAGTTTAAAAGCAGGACTGTCCGGTAACCGGATGTCTTCATCCTCCATCCCAGCACAGCCTCCTCCTGATACAAAAAGATTCCTTCGTCATATCCACC
This portion of the Clostridium sp. AN503 genome encodes:
- a CDS encoding glycosyltransferase, with product MKDNCEQILVSICCITYNQASYIRDALEGFVGQETDFAWEVLIHDDASTDGTAKIIREYAEAYPDRIFPILQTENQYSKGLTNISGTFNFPRARGRYIAMCEGDDYWTDPHKLQRQVDYMEEHPDCSLCFHSAGVEVQGRAVTERQMRPYRGDRKVTPEEIIDKTSGYPTASLMFRTDMVKLLPDFYVLAPIADIPLQLMAAARGWAYYMDSPMCVYRLGGAASWTTLMKQGNYEEKQKDYACAMEEMYRGFDRESGGRFHDTVEHAIRRLVFLTQVNTKQYDVVLDRRNREFYRELNGRTRFFIRFETMMPGLYRWLQRAFHRM
- a CDS encoding L,D-transpeptidase family protein; this encodes MYRHTKAGLAMLLTGALLASTVIPAFAEEGGPGVVGGSSSTTETSSGISLSGPGGDAPQGAQETAESSSGVITAGESTEGSSETDGTTEGTTGSSQETPGVPGTSDTSAQTTSPDGSAASSETNGFTDGQNAALTEQQGAELEAEKAQAEAEASHLNNPLVVPDREAHLQTTILLNDAQAWSQAYVNDQQIEGAAAGFSSISTFLENIHGNVLYRTYSSVNGWTAWALNGQQTANATTWVPVEAIQYRFSGPVADKYDIYYSTILSDGTRTGWAKNGESAGTMNQGLYITGFRLAFFVKGTAELDTTNVLVSAHQDGIQMVDGVMQYIHGDGSGYTGWGWQQDDRYYFVDSMPVTGWQYIDGFKYYFQEDGRLLQDVEPIIGTGGPFMLKINKEMNCLTVYAKDGDNGFIIPVKSFLTSVGDDTPIGTFRTPEKYRWRLMIHDLYTQYATRLGAGMPILIHSIIYDAPNPFTVWASTYNNLGIARSAGCIRLASADAKWVYDNCAIGTTVVVYNSSIAGPFERPTIMYEIPFEQTWDPTDPNVTQEMIDAETARIIAKFNP